In the Limanda limanda chromosome 10, fLimLim1.1, whole genome shotgun sequence genome, one interval contains:
- the bod1l1 gene encoding biorientation of chromosomes in cell division protein 1-like 1 — MAGLPPGDPQLVSMIVSHLKTQGLFDQFRRECLADVDTKPAYLNLKQRVDNFVSNHLSNHTWSPHLNKNQLRNNIRQLVLQSGMLEQGVDRIVAQVVDPKINHIFRPQVERVVREFLSPGSYSEEPLPPPPLPETRPDSSIPEQASSSAPTTAAARNAMSILDTITSLNQEASVRASSGSERGRRGPASDDNMDLVEDGEQDMVIVEEGDSPDEGGIWEESEDMKVASEIQVMEVKMEDTQDQMDLGKEASIEEVKMEDEEAGALEGTEEEKENAANRITGKQSEEKQDNELQKPTCPAKQKAKERIKEEYSLEDSDLDGLSDITVSSVHTSDLSSFEEESEDEELLSDSSKEGELSSDDQDEGEGTKDASGEEERKPRRKAYVHKPFLYSRYYSDSDDEITVEERRRSAAKDKEDRLFKRQQNRERMEEKRKQKAAQAEEQDRRKQKSGDSAGAERPRAKEARKERKVLEKKMALNRKRKLDSRKEGEVTGRKKGDTGGEGSRKVEGKSSTSKTPQPKLIRNLSESASSDERHRRTSGSVSEDSSETKKVSDKNRTHSFILDLEQGSQDALKQRSLGKFDRPSRKEPHSKERKERERSFSDECAKLKQKQEKKSEHQVDESQHKEGVKGPSEEKGERKPKVKNEKKMTGKASDGVADEGPKKVKAPSTDVVKAEKDKQKDKVREKDKSKEREKTKGEKTSVKIDFKPLLRPDSAGSSEDRSDMEPGSDGSKKKDKHPKEVLKRSKSHTEDRPGEKVKSATDNKEGEKEKTKPDQDNQKKSSSETEKDPKKVKTTDKVRILEKSKSKSKEETKTPLLSKTDKKVPSSEVKSAGGASVSKPEATKEKKKEANAKEQKKVSEEPSHEKSQEVKSAKKKLEKKDKLPEKKDESQEERKTQKEDKPEKSDKSSKSSSSSVSVEAEEPQKKQTLPQDLSTDSEPVTTTVTSSFSDDTCDALSDITPELTEGEAESGLVDVAAVPAEADALLALMAVCTSAEARLPPENIPEEVTTEITLHDADMKMKEAALTLLSMDPASAMAKRLVSQDTKVEAEVEPTASQPMETTVAEEEEQRPPADEQTAAAAEIKATETSPTPSQETTEIVEEKTKRADESEGEMDASKVESSESLSPKEDDTTSTEPQASSKDDEVNVAEISPEVQLDEKMASPASHKEDISAAETEEVTEKVERNAEAAASDPAEQVSDISSKQDQCEPDPSETKTSPEAKEEVAEENQAKMETDNIQPESKKQEEENVADEKNETMETDVPEKTEEVREPGPQTQLVKQISSISSTDSQDDENGSTLSEKEEKTEGRGRRKRKLSSQKDAAVKESGDETDEKQSKKPPSVEETEQEKVVEVKTPRRGRSSRSTEEMEKDRAKEPEKSEEAPSRRGRRSGAASKETTADNQKKEEADKTTSDKPAEKTTEDESAPKESDEQGSPVHLPTPVPDDCEDAGNSGSKETTEISKPSLKRKRSEELDESVEETQENKMEEEEENNQQEPSEQESVKDSGASSVSRSEEQEEVKEESSSSERKPDDVEEEEQQQEDQDMTPKRSVRRGRPSKAAAAATDDSEKKAEDKEGEQNDEEEEEEDGEEGKGTATRATTRLASRLEAERNKPSKPSTRASRQSGKEETAAGTRGSRGQAAAKGGRKREASPPAVRTRGGQKSEEPPSKRAKR, encoded by the exons ATGGCGGGTCTACCACCGGGAGACCCCCAGCTCGTCTCCATGATCGTCAGTCATCTGAAAACCCAGGGGCTGTTCGACCAGTTCCGGAGGGAATGTCTGGCAGACGTCGATACGAAG CCAGCCTACTTGAACCTGAAACAAAGAGTGGACAACTTTGTGTCCAATCACCTCTCTAACCACACATGGAGCCCACATCTGAACAAGAACCAGCTGAGAAACAACATCAGACAGCTGGTGCTCCA ATCCGGGATGCTGGAGCAGGGTGTGGACAGGATCGTGGCCCAGGTGGTGGATCCCAAAATCAACCACATTTTCAGGCCACAAGTGGAGAGGGTGGTTCGTGAATTTCTGTCACCGGGCAGCTACTCTGAAGAGCCACTGCCCCCGCCCCCTttaccagagaccagaccagacagCAGCATTCCTGAGCAGG CCTCGTCGTCTGCTCCAACGACCGCTGCAGCCAGGAACGCCATGTCCATCCTGGACACGATCACTTCTCTCAATCAGGAAGCGAGTGTCCGGGCCAGCTCCGGCAGCGAGAGAGGACGTAGAGGCCCCGCTTCAGACGACAACATGGATCTGGTGGAGGACGGCGAGCAGGACATGGTCATcgtggaggagggagacagcCCAGATGAAGGTGGAATCTGGGAAGAGTCAGAGGACATGAAAGTGGCATCTGAGATCcaggtgatggaggtgaagatGGAGGACACGCAGGACCAGATGGACCTGGGAAAAGAGGCGTCAATagaagaggtgaagatggaggatgaggaggcagGAGCTCTGGAGGGCacggaagaagagaaagaaaatgccGCCAACCGAATCACCGGCAAACAGTCAGAAGAAAAGCAGGACAATGAACTCCAGAAACCGACATGTCCGGCCAAGCAGAAAGCCAAGGAGAGGATCAAGGAAG AATACTCTCTGGAGGACTCCGACCTGGATGGCCTGAGCGACATCACAGTAAGCTCTGTCCACACCAGCGACCTGTCGTCGTTCGAGGAGGAaagtgaggatgaggagctgCTGTCGGACTCGTCTAAAGAAGGGGAACTTTCGTCTGATG aTCAAGATGAGGGAGAAGGAACGAAAGACGCTTCCGGAGAAGAGGAGCGAAAGCCTCGAAGAAAGGCCTACGTCCACAAGCCCTTCCTCTACTCCCGTTACTACAGCGACTCGGACGATGAAATCACTGTGGAGGAACGTCGGAGATCTGCA GCAAAAGACAAAGAGGACCGGCTGTTCAAGAGACAACAGAACAGAGAGCGAATGGAAGAGAAGCGTAAACAGAAAGCAGCACAGGCTGAAGAACAAG ATCGGAGAAAACAAAAGAGTGGGGACTCTGCTGGGGCGGAGCGGCCCAGGGCCAAAGAGGCTCGCAAAGAAAGGAAAGTTCTGGAGAAAAAGATGGCTctcaacaggaagaggaaactaGACTCAAG gaaagagggagaagtaACTGGCAGGAAGaaaggagacacaggaggagagggatccAGGAAAGTG GAAGGGAAATCTTCTACCTCAAAGACCCCACAACCCAAATTGATAAGAAATCTCTCAGAATCTGCCTCATCTGACGAGAGACACAGAAGGACGAGCGGCAGCGTTTCAGAAGATTCCAGTGAAACCAAAAAGGTCTCGGACAAAAACCGGACCCACTCCTTCATCCTGGATTTGGAGCAAGGTTCCCAGGACGCTCTTAAACAACGTTCACTTGGAAAATTCGATCGTCCGTCGCGTAAAGAACCTCACTCTAAAGAGcgcaaagagagagagcgcagCTTCTCTGATGAATGTGCCAAACTCAAAcaaaagcaggagaagaaatctgAACATCAGGTCGATGAATCTCAACACAAGGAAGGTGTGAAAGGTCCCTCTGAAGAGAAAGGTGAGAGGAAGCCAAAGGTTaaaaatgagaagaaaatgaCAGGAAAGGCGTCTGACGGTGTTGCTGACGAGGGTCCAAAGAAGGTGAAAGCTCCATCCACTGACGTTGTTAAAGCAGAGAAGgacaaacaaaaggacaaaGTTAGGGAAAAAGATAAAAGCAAGGAAAGGGAAAAGACTAAAGGAGAGAAAACTTCAGTTAAAATTGATTTCAAGCCGCTGCTCCGCCCGGACTCTGCCGGTTCCTCCGAGGATCGGTCTGACATGGAGCCTGGGTCGGACGGCAGCAAGAAGAAGGATAAACACCCCAAGGAAGTCCTGAAAAGGTCCAAGAGCCACACTGAGGACAGGCCCGGAGAAAAAGTCAAGTCTGCAACGGATAATAAAGAGGGCGAGAAGGAGAAGACTAAACCAGATCAAGacaatcagaagaagtccagcTCTGAAACAGAGAAAGATCCCAAAAAAGTCAAGACAACAGACAAAGTAAGAATCCtggaaaaatctaaatcaaaatcCAAAGAGGAAACTAAGACTCCATTGTTATCAAAGACCGATAAGAAAGTTCCGAGTTCAGAAGTCAAAAGTGCAGGAGGTGCATCTGTCAGCAAACCTGAGGCAacgaaggagaagaaaaaagaggcGAACGCGAAGGAACAGAAGAAAGTGTCCGAAGAACCTTCACACGAGAAATCACAGGAAGTTAAGAGTGCCAAGAAAAAACTAGAGAAGAAGGACAAACTCCcagaaaagaaagatgagagtcaagaagagaggaaaacacagaaagaagaCAAACCGGAAAAGTCTGATAAGTCTTCAaagtcctcctcttcctcagtgagTGTTGAGGCAGAGGAGCCGCAGAAGAAACAAACTCTTCCCCAAGACCTGAGCACAGACTCTGAGCCGGTCACCACCAccgtcacctcctccttctcagaCGACACCTGCGACGCCTTAAGTGACATCACCCCCGAGCTGACCGAGGGAGAGGCGGAGTCGGGACTGGTTGACGTGGCCGCTGTGCCGGCCGAGGCCGACGCCCTGCTGGCTCTCATGGCCGTCTGCACCTCAGCAGAGGCCAGACTTCCACCTGAGAACATTCCAGAGGAGGTGACCACTGAGATTACGCTTCACGATGCCgacatgaaaatgaaagaggCAGCTCTGACTCTGCTGTCCATGGATCCCGCCAGCGCAATGGCCAAAAGGTTAGTAAGTCAAGATACGAAGGTAGAAGCAGAAGTGGAACCGACAGCCTCACAGCCCATGGAGACAACTGTggctgaagaggaagagcagcgtCCTCCAGCAGACGAGCAAACAGCGGCTGCAGCTGAGATCAAAGCCACTGAGACGTCACCAACTCCATCTCAAGAAACTACTGAGAttgttgaagaaaaaacaaaacgtgcAG ATGAGTCTGAGGGAGAAATGGATGCGTCAAAGGTTGAAAGTTCTGAGAGTCTTTCTCCAAAG GAGGACGACACCACCTCGACTGAACCTCAGGCTTCTTCGAAAGACGATGAAGTCAATGTGGCAGAAATTTCTCCTGAAGTGCAGCTAGATGAAAAGATGGCGTCACCAGCATCGCACAAAGAAG ACATTTCAGCTGCTGAGACAGAAGAGGTCACAGAAAAGGTAGAGAGAAACGCAGAGGCGGCTGCTTCTGATCCCGCAGAACAAGTCTCCGACATATCCAGTAAACAAG ATCAATGTGAGCCAGATCCTTCAGAGACAAAGACGAGCCCAGAG GCAAAGGAGGAGGTCGCTGAGGAGAACCAGGCCAAGATGGAAACTGACAACA TTCAACCTGAGAGTaagaagcaggaggaagaaaatgTTGCAGATGAGAAGAATGAAACT ATGGAAACTGATGTTCCAGAGAAGACGGAGGAGGTCAGAGAACCTGGGCCTCAGACCCAACTCGTCAAACAGATCA gCAGCATCTCCAGCACAGACAGCCAGGACGATGAGAACGGATCCACCCTCTCAGAGAAG gaggagaagacggagggaagaggaagacgtAAAAGAAAACTGTCCAGTCAGAAAGATGCAGCAGTAAAAGAATCTG GTGATGAAACGGATGAGAAGCAAAGTAAGAAGCCACCGTCTGTTGAG GAAACGGAGCAGGAGAAGGTTGTAGAGGTCAAAACACCTCGCAGGGGACGATCATCCAGATcaacagaggagatggagaaggacAGAGCTAAAGAACCGGAAAAGTCTGAGGAGGCTCCGAGCCGCAGGGGGAGACGTTCAGGAGCCGCATCCAAGGAAACCACTGCTG ATAatcagaagaaagaggaagctgATAAAACCACTTCAGACAAACCTGCAGAGAAG ACAACTGAAGATGAAAGTGCACCCAAGGAAAGTGATGAACAGGGAAGTCCGGTCCACCTGCCGACTCCTGTTCCAGACGACTGTGAAGACGCAGGGAACTCAGGCTCAAAAGAGACGACAGAAATCA GTAAACCATCACTGAAGAGAAAGAGGTCAGAAGAACTGGATGAATCTGTGGAG GAAACCCAGGAAaacaagatggaggaggaggaggaaaacaatcAACAGGAGCCAAGTGAGCAAGAGTCAGTAAAAGACAGTG GTGCTTCTTCAGTGAGTCggtcagaggagcaggaggaggtcaaagaggagagcagcagcagtgagaggaAACCTGATGAT gttgaggaggaggagcagcagcaggaggaccaGGACATGACTCCAAAGAGGAGTGTCCGGAGAGGGCGGCCATCGAAGGCAGCCGCAGCAGCCACAGACGATTCAG AAAAAAAGGCAGAAGACAAAGAAGGTGAGCagaatgatgaagaggaggaggaggaggacggtgAGGAAGGGAAAGGAACTGCAACCAGAGCAACCACACGGTTAGCTTCTCGTCTGGAGGCTGAAAG AAACAAGCCAAGTAAACCCTCCACCCGGGCAAGTCGACAGAGCGGCAAAGAGGAGACCGCAGCTGGCACCCG CGGATCGAGGGGCCAGGCCGCGGCTAAGGGGGGCCGCAAACGGGAGGCCAGCCCCCCTGCGGTGCGAACCCGGGGAGGACAGAAATCAGAGGAGCCCCCGTCCAAGAGAGCCAAGCGCTGA